The proteins below come from a single Candidatus Bathyarchaeota archaeon genomic window:
- a CDS encoding beta-propeller domain-containing protein, translating into MVQREITKKTRIYGTAAVLCAIVLVSTVYVFGAVPVVFPSQAPSASGLKTFSSMQEIADYLTANSQGTGYYGGGPLDSKFFGTGTRQIPAPMPQSSDANTLTAGESSSNAMDYSTTNIQVAGVDEADTVKTDGQYIYTLSSFQPTYRLFSYDASSGSDASNMVYILNADPQNPSVVSKIVLGNDTQPAGLFLSEDGKKLVVIASKYNYITDYSRWENPSAEPMIMPAHQSDVYTYINVYDVADKANPVLTRNFTMTGSYFNSRMIGDKVYTVVSQTAWIYNNVVPLPAVYDGDIKNEASPTCIYYADMNDTSYSFTSYYGISLADDNLAPTNMTVMMGGASTMYVSSDNIYITYPNWDQNAGSYTAIYRVAIDGLNLSLQAQGSVPGNTLNQYSMDEYNGYFRIATNWYGTETQTNNVYVLNSDMQVTGKLEGLAENENLHAVRFMGDKGYLVTFKQTDPLFVVDLSNPTDPKVLGELKIPGYSDYLHPYDASHLIGVGKEAVADADREDFAWYQGVKLALFDVSDVNTPSQLSNYVIGERGTDSQVLYEPKAFLFDQAKGLLVIPVSLALVSEENKQYGDSAYGDTVWQGAYVFSVSLDGGFTLKGTITHLNPSMLDSQGHLKNINDYYSTQNEWVTRSLYIDNVLYTFSNSQVKLNSLTDLSEIAAVTLN; encoded by the coding sequence ATGGTTCAAAGAGAGATCACAAAGAAAACTCGAATCTACGGCACAGCGGCAGTTCTCTGTGCAATCGTTTTAGTCTCTACTGTTTACGTGTTCGGCGCGGTTCCCGTGGTTTTCCCTTCGCAGGCGCCCTCCGCGTCGGGGCTCAAAACCTTCTCGTCCATGCAAGAGATAGCTGACTATCTTACCGCGAACTCGCAGGGCACAGGCTACTATGGCGGCGGGCCCTTAGACAGCAAATTTTTCGGAACGGGCACTAGGCAGATTCCGGCTCCCATGCCTCAATCAAGTGATGCCAACACACTAACCGCTGGAGAGTCGTCATCAAACGCGATGGATTACTCAACCACTAACATCCAGGTGGCAGGCGTGGATGAAGCAGACACCGTCAAAACCGACGGCCAATACATCTACACTCTCTCAAGTTTCCAGCCAACCTACCGCCTCTTCAGCTACGATGCATCCTCGGGTTCGGATGCTTCCAACATGGTTTACATTTTAAACGCTGATCCGCAAAATCCATCGGTGGTATCCAAGATTGTGCTTGGAAACGACACACAACCCGCAGGATTATTCCTAAGTGAAGACGGCAAAAAACTGGTAGTTATCGCCAGCAAATACAATTACATAACAGATTACAGTCGATGGGAAAACCCCTCAGCAGAACCCATGATTATGCCAGCCCACCAAAGTGACGTCTACACATACATCAACGTCTATGACGTCGCCGACAAAGCTAACCCAGTGCTTACCCGCAACTTCACCATGACCGGCAGCTACTTTAACTCCCGCATGATTGGTGACAAAGTCTACACGGTGGTTAGCCAAACCGCGTGGATCTACAATAACGTGGTGCCGCTTCCCGCGGTCTACGATGGCGACATCAAAAACGAGGCCTCGCCTACCTGCATCTACTACGCGGACATGAATGACACCAGCTACAGTTTCACCAGCTACTACGGCATCAGCTTAGCCGACGACAACTTGGCTCCGACCAACATGACGGTTATGATGGGCGGCGCATCCACCATGTATGTTTCCAGCGACAACATCTACATCACCTACCCCAACTGGGACCAAAACGCGGGCAGCTACACCGCCATCTACCGCGTCGCCATCGACGGCTTAAACCTGAGCCTCCAAGCGCAGGGCAGCGTGCCGGGCAACACATTAAACCAGTACTCGATGGATGAATACAACGGTTACTTCCGCATCGCAACCAACTGGTATGGTACCGAAACCCAAACCAACAATGTCTATGTTCTCAACTCGGACATGCAGGTAACTGGCAAACTGGAGGGTCTGGCGGAAAACGAGAACCTCCATGCAGTCCGTTTTATGGGCGATAAAGGCTACCTGGTTACCTTCAAGCAAACTGATCCCCTCTTCGTGGTTGACCTCAGCAACCCCACAGACCCCAAGGTGCTGGGTGAACTTAAAATCCCCGGCTACTCCGATTACCTGCACCCCTATGACGCCTCGCATTTGATTGGCGTAGGCAAGGAGGCAGTGGCTGACGCTGACCGCGAAGACTTCGCGTGGTACCAAGGTGTGAAACTGGCGCTCTTTGACGTCAGCGACGTCAATACCCCCTCGCAGCTCTCCAACTACGTTATCGGCGAACGAGGCACTGACTCGCAGGTGCTCTATGAACCCAAGGCGTTCCTCTTCGATCAGGCAAAGGGGCTGCTGGTTATCCCCGTTAGTTTGGCGCTGGTCAGCGAAGAAAACAAGCAGTACGGCGACTCGGCATACGGCGACACGGTTTGGCAGGGCGCATACGTGTTTAGCGTCAGCTTAGACGGCGGCTTCACACTTAAAGGCACCATAACCCACCTTAACCCATCTATGCTGGACAGCCAAGGACACCTAAAAAACATCAATGATTACTACAGCACCCAAAACGAATGGGTAACCCGTTCCCTCTACATCGACAACGTCCTCTATACCTTCTCAAACTCTCAGGTAAAACTAAACAGCCTAACAGACCTCTCAGAGATAGCTGCAGTTACCCTCAACTAA